In a single window of the Bacteroidota bacterium genome:
- a CDS encoding CotH kinase family protein, whose product MKHLFAFILCLGCLVPLRAQTYNGTGGAINDLAVNSFNCNVSGLSPATIDTAAFGLETVCINLTHTYDGDLLIELLAPDSTTITLSREQGGSGDNFTNTCFNETASTSITLGSPPFTGSYVPQGFMGRINNGQNGNGNWTLRITDLYGGDVGNVISWSLTFGNNPASNLGFSSSNLPIVVLNTNNQPIPQGPKIMADMGIIYNGPSVRNYLTDPFNDYNGKIGIDIRGNYSAILPQKPYGIETRDVNGNSLNVPLLGMPSENDWALLANYNDKSFMRNLLAFDVFDKTGHYAPRARLVEVVLNGEYQGVYLLCETIKRDANRVDIARLDPNETTWPDVSGGYMLKTDYWDNANSWQLGFSPIGYPNMDVHMVYVYPDPADLVPQQQTYIQTFVNDYETALYGAAFADTAVGYRKYISVRSFMDYWIVNELSRNVDGHKKSCYYYKEKDNANGTIGKMKAGPVWDFDWAWKNIPGCVNSQMTDGSGWSYLVNDCSPDVNSPAWYVRLLQDTNFANQLHCRWFELRETVLDTTYLFNYMDSVAALVNEAQQRHYDYWGHMGQATGAPEVDPPAQSYQEEIDRLKQFIRLRLAFLDANMPGNMNGCNLTSVNETATPQGSVTVYPNPFTGLLNVQLDVAQASPVEISFTDLAGRTVLITPLQQLNTGLQTVSIDASQLPAGVYLLRVQTGNVVRVQRVVKGN is encoded by the coding sequence ATGAAACACCTTTTCGCGTTCATTCTCTGTCTTGGCTGTTTAGTTCCGCTTCGTGCCCAAACCTACAACGGCACCGGCGGCGCAATTAATGACCTGGCCGTAAATTCATTTAACTGTAACGTGTCAGGCCTTTCTCCGGCTACCATTGACACGGCTGCATTTGGTCTTGAAACCGTGTGCATCAATCTCACGCATACCTACGACGGTGATCTGCTCATTGAATTGCTTGCGCCTGATAGCACTACCATCACGCTTTCACGCGAGCAGGGCGGGTCGGGCGATAATTTCACCAATACCTGTTTTAACGAAACTGCCTCCACCAGCATCACGCTGGGTTCGCCTCCGTTTACCGGCAGCTATGTTCCGCAGGGTTTCATGGGGCGTATAAACAACGGACAAAACGGCAACGGAAACTGGACACTGCGCATCACTGATTTATATGGCGGTGATGTGGGCAATGTAATCAGCTGGTCACTCACGTTTGGCAACAATCCGGCCAGCAACTTGGGTTTTTCTTCTTCCAATCTGCCTATTGTTGTACTCAACACAAACAACCAGCCCATCCCGCAGGGCCCGAAAATTATGGCCGATATGGGAATTATCTACAACGGTCCCAGTGTGCGCAACTACCTTACCGATCCGTTTAACGATTATAACGGGAAAATCGGAATTGATATTCGTGGCAACTATTCGGCCATTCTCCCGCAAAAACCTTACGGCATTGAAACGCGTGATGTGAATGGCAACTCACTCAATGTACCGTTGCTGGGAATGCCCTCGGAAAACGACTGGGCGCTGCTGGCCAACTACAACGACAAATCGTTTATGCGTAATTTGCTGGCGTTTGATGTGTTTGACAAAACCGGCCACTATGCCCCGCGCGCAAGGCTGGTTGAAGTGGTGCTCAACGGCGAATATCAGGGCGTATATCTGCTTTGCGAAACAATTAAACGCGATGCAAACCGCGTGGATATTGCCCGTCTCGATCCGAACGAAACCACCTGGCCCGATGTATCAGGCGGTTACATGCTGAAAACAGATTACTGGGACAATGCCAATTCCTGGCAGCTTGGTTTTTCGCCCATCGGCTACCCGAACATGGATGTACACATGGTGTATGTATATCCCGATCCGGCCGACCTTGTACCCCAGCAGCAAACTTACATTCAGACATTCGTAAACGATTACGAAACTGCACTCTACGGAGCGGCTTTTGCCGATACGGCTGTGGGCTACCGCAAATACATCAGTGTGCGCTCATTTATGGATTACTGGATTGTAAATGAACTTTCTCGCAATGTGGACGGGCACAAGAAAAGCTGTTATTATTATAAGGAAAAAGATAATGCAAACGGCACCATCGGTAAAATGAAAGCCGGCCCGGTTTGGGATTTCGACTGGGCGTGGAAGAATATTCCGGGCTGTGTAAATTCGCAAATGACTGATGGCTCCGGCTGGTCTTATCTGGTAAACGACTGTTCGCCCGATGTGAATTCGCCGGCGTGGTATGTGCGTTTGTTGCAGGACACCAATTTCGCCAATCAGCTCCACTGCCGCTGGTTTGAACTTCGCGAAACTGTATTAGATACCACCTATTTGTTCAATTATATGGATTCGGTAGCTGCTTTGGTAAACGAAGCGCAGCAGCGGCATTACGATTACTGGGGCCACATGGGGCAGGCCACCGGAGCGCCCGAAGTGGATCCGCCTGCACAATCGTATCAGGAAGAGATTGACAGGCTGAAGCAGTTTATCCGTTTGCGTCTGGCGTTTCTTGATGCCAATATGCCCGGCAATATGAATGGCTGTAACCTTACTTCGGTAAACGAAACCGCCACACCGCAGGGCAGTGTGACGGTTTATCCCAATCCGTTTACGGGCTTGCTCAATGTGCAGCTTGATGTTGCACAGGCATCGCCGGTAGAAATTTCTTTTACCGATCTGGCGGGGCGCACAGTGCTTATTACGCCGCTGCAGCAGCTAAACACAGGTTTGCAAACAGTAAGCATTGATGCGTCGCAGCTGCCTGCGGGTGTGTATCTGCTGCGTGTGCAAACCGGTAATGTGGTGCGTGTGCAGCGGGTGGTGAAAGGGAATTGA
- a CDS encoding T9SS type A sorting domain-containing protein → MKRILLAIAVLFAAVQANAQKPFAVKNPGDARSFNEHQRQYNAWKDSTDLRSAKHWKAHARWMADEQLHLGANGEPVDPSGYIAAAVDHSAQQQAMQNARFSSTGWYPFGPNAVPQNNTGYMENGIGRINCIAFHPSAANTYFVGVAQGGVWKTTDNGNTWTPLTDNLPITRISDIAIDPVNPNTMYISVGDYAYIDFGNLVFGRKRHSHYGIGVYKTTDGGLTWQPTGLTYQLTDGDASLIRKVLVHPSNTNTLLACGVSGMFRSTDGGATWSTQLDSLFWDLVADPTQPNVVYAATGWLSFSNIGNAAIYKSTDFGVTWTMLNTGIPATGSVQRIKLAVAPSDNNRIYALAVDQFRGYYGMYKSSNAGNTWTFLPPTLNILEAGEGSGQGGQGTYDLALLVHPTNANTVYTGGINLWGSVDGAVSFNPISHWTLYYGPTLHGDIHFLERQPLTGNIFCCNDGGIYRTTNVQISTWNDANNGVPWPTQWTNISNGMQVTSFYRLSAPRNGLVNVVAGAQDNATFYYDGSAWSTVYGGDGMDNLMHPTSASTFFASSQYGYFDLTYDGQNFVGIPLTQGGNGEWVTPITQNGAGTVYIGFRDVMMSTDFGNSWTQISSFPQQFYTPEISAIAASNSNSQTVIASTRVRYEYSLPSAFYITTNNGNTWTTITGLPDSLYCTGLEFDENNSSIVYACFAGFSAGNKVFKSTNGGASWTNISYNLPNIPVNCIKYIPASGGKMIIATDIGVYTLQPNATQWQNESTGLPNVIASDIDIDPSTNTIYLSTFGRGIWAAPLSGFTSVTTVSMAAPELYPSLNNGLFTIQLPESLAGQALTLDVIDVMGRTVNTQPLTGSSRHELNLLLAPGQYVARISGNNYVGVKQFVVQ, encoded by the coding sequence ATGAAACGCATATTACTTGCTATTGCTGTGCTTTTTGCTGCCGTTCAGGCCAATGCACAAAAACCATTTGCGGTAAAAAATCCGGGCGATGCACGTTCGTTCAATGAACACCAGCGGCAATACAATGCCTGGAAAGACAGCACCGATCTTCGATCAGCCAAACACTGGAAGGCACACGCCCGCTGGATGGCTGATGAGCAACTGCATCTCGGTGCTAATGGTGAGCCGGTTGATCCTTCAGGTTACATTGCCGCCGCTGTTGATCATTCGGCGCAGCAGCAGGCTATGCAGAATGCGCGTTTCAGCAGCACAGGCTGGTATCCGTTCGGACCCAATGCCGTGCCGCAAAACAACACGGGCTACATGGAAAACGGCATTGGCCGTATAAACTGCATTGCCTTTCATCCTAGCGCTGCCAACACCTACTTTGTGGGCGTGGCGCAGGGCGGTGTGTGGAAAACTACCGATAACGGTAATACATGGACGCCCCTCACCGACAACCTTCCGATTACACGCATCAGCGATATTGCCATTGACCCGGTGAACCCGAACACCATGTACATTTCGGTTGGCGATTATGCCTATATCGACTTCGGCAACCTTGTGTTCGGGCGAAAGCGCCACTCGCATTACGGCATTGGCGTGTATAAAACCACCGACGGCGGACTTACCTGGCAACCTACCGGACTTACGTACCAGCTTACAGATGGCGATGCTTCACTCATACGCAAAGTACTGGTGCATCCGTCAAACACCAATACATTGCTGGCCTGCGGTGTGAGCGGCATGTTTCGCAGCACCGACGGCGGCGCAACATGGAGCACGCAGCTCGACTCGCTGTTCTGGGATCTTGTGGCCGATCCTACACAGCCCAATGTAGTGTATGCCGCCACCGGCTGGCTCAGCTTTTCAAACATCGGCAATGCTGCCATCTATAAATCAACCGACTTCGGTGTAACCTGGACCATGCTTAACACCGGTATTCCGGCCACGGGCTCGGTACAGCGTATCAAGCTCGCCGTAGCGCCATCAGACAACAACCGCATTTACGCCCTCGCTGTTGATCAGTTTCGCGGCTACTACGGTATGTACAAATCATCCAATGCCGGAAACACGTGGACGTTTTTGCCACCCACGCTGAACATTCTCGAAGCCGGCGAAGGCTCCGGGCAGGGCGGACAAGGCACATACGATCTTGCGTTGCTTGTGCATCCTACCAATGCCAACACGGTGTACACAGGCGGTATCAATCTGTGGGGTTCGGTTGATGGTGCCGTTTCGTTTAACCCGATCAGCCACTGGACACTTTACTACGGCCCCACATTGCACGGCGATATTCATTTCCTCGAACGGCAACCCCTTACGGGAAATATTTTCTGCTGCAACGACGGTGGCATTTACCGCACCACAAATGTGCAGATCAGCACATGGAATGATGCCAACAATGGGGTGCCCTGGCCCACGCAATGGACAAACATCAGCAACGGCATGCAGGTTACTTCGTTTTACCGCCTCTCTGCACCAAGAAACGGACTCGTTAACGTGGTGGCCGGCGCGCAGGATAATGCCACTTTTTATTACGATGGTTCGGCATGGTCAACCGTTTATGGCGGCGATGGAATGGACAACCTGATGCACCCCACTTCGGCATCCACGTTTTTTGCCTCGTCGCAATACGGCTATTTTGACCTGACTTACGACGGACAAAATTTTGTGGGCATTCCGCTTACGCAGGGCGGCAATGGCGAATGGGTTACACCTATTACACAAAACGGGGCAGGAACCGTATATATCGGCTTCCGCGATGTAATGATGAGTACTGATTTCGGTAATTCGTGGACTCAAATCTCTAGCTTCCCGCAGCAGTTTTATACGCCCGAAATTTCGGCCATTGCAGCATCCAACAGCAATTCACAAACCGTAATTGCATCTACACGTGTACGCTACGAGTACAGTCTTCCGTCGGCGTTTTATATCACTACCAACAACGGTAACACATGGACCACAATTACCGGGCTACCCGATTCGCTTTATTGCACGGGACTTGAGTTTGACGAAAACAACAGCAGTATTGTGTATGCCTGCTTTGCCGGTTTCAGCGCCGGAAACAAAGTGTTTAAAAGCACAAACGGTGGCGCAAGCTGGACCAACATCAGCTACAACCTGCCTAATATTCCGGTAAACTGCATCAAATATATTCCTGCCAGCGGAGGCAAAATGATAATCGCCACTGATATTGGTGTTTATACCTTACAGCCCAATGCCACACAATGGCAAAACGAAAGCACCGGCCTGCCCAACGTAATTGCCAGCGATATTGATATTGATCCCAGCACCAACACCATTTACCTGAGCACATTCGGCCGTGGTATCTGGGCTGCGCCGCTCAGCGGATTTACATCCGTAACCACGGTTAGCATGGCTGCGCCCGAACTTTATCCCTCACTCAACAATGGTTTGTTTACCATTCAGCTTCCTGAATCGCTCGCCGGACAGGCGCTCACGCTTGATGTAATTGATGTGATGGGTCGAACAGTGAACACACAGCCGCTAACCGGCAGCAGCCGCCACGAGCTGAATCTTCTGCTTGCGCCCGGCCAGTATGTTGCCCGTATTTCGGGGAACAATTATGTGGGCGTGAAACAGTTTGTAGTACAGTAA
- a CDS encoding CotH kinase family protein: MRPKCIAALLLIILASLVKAQTFTASPNQTINDYATTDYPLTVSGLSPSTIDTSTFGLETVCIDLTHTWNADLEIYIVAPDGTSGMLVAGQGGSDDNYTNTCFNQNTTQTITQGTAPFTGTFKPMGQMGRVNNGQNGNGTWMLRITDTYPADNGTLISWSITFGNNPAAYIPFVSSNLPIIVINTNSLSISDEPKIMADMGVIWNGAARNYITDPFNHYNGKIGIELRGASSQGMPKKSYGIELWDVNGNDIDSSMFGMPKESDWILAANYADKSLLNNALSYQLARDMGWYAPRTQHVELVLNGEYMGNYLFIEKVKRDNDRVDIAKLQVTDIAGDELTGGYIIKVDRQNSPGWTSSYPGSTGGSVFIQYVYPNGDDIVPQQQAYIQSYVDSFETALDGANFADPLTGYAKYIDVNSFVDYFIINEFSKNVDGYRLSTFLYKRKDSDGGKLVIGPVWDYDLSWHNADYCGGDQINGWAYNTTVLCPGGEDVPTWWARLVQDTAFANKVQCRWQELRQTILSQQRLYNYCDSMALYLNESQQRNFQVWPILGTYVWPNPSPIPADYAGEIAELKLWIQQRGVWLDGNLPGNPNCNLTGLPDYTSLSGNVFPNPFTQSLGFTLGLTPSAPVQIQLINTLGQTVYATQLAPVSSGSMYQFTVPDGMSGGVYFLRISAGNNIWTQQVLKSE, translated from the coding sequence ATGAGACCAAAATGTATTGCTGCACTGCTGTTGATTATTCTGGCGAGCCTTGTTAAGGCTCAAACCTTTACCGCCAGCCCTAATCAAACCATAAACGATTACGCCACCACCGATTATCCGCTCACCGTGAGCGGGCTTTCACCGTCAACAATTGATACCTCCACATTCGGTCTCGAAACCGTGTGTATCGACCTCACGCATACCTGGAATGCCGACCTTGAAATTTACATTGTTGCGCCCGATGGTACTTCGGGCATGCTGGTGGCAGGTCAGGGCGGCTCAGACGATAATTACACAAACACCTGTTTCAATCAGAATACCACGCAAACCATTACGCAGGGCACTGCGCCCTTTACCGGCACGTTTAAACCAATGGGGCAGATGGGCCGCGTAAACAACGGCCAGAACGGAAACGGTACCTGGATGCTCCGCATTACCGATACCTATCCGGCTGATAACGGCACGCTCATAAGCTGGAGCATCACGTTCGGAAACAATCCCGCCGCCTATATTCCATTTGTTTCCTCCAACTTACCCATTATCGTAATCAATACAAACAGCCTGTCGATTTCAGATGAGCCTAAAATTATGGCCGATATGGGAGTGATCTGGAACGGAGCCGCGCGTAACTACATCACCGATCCTTTTAATCATTACAATGGAAAAATTGGCATTGAATTGCGCGGGGCAAGTTCGCAGGGTATGCCCAAAAAATCATACGGCATCGAACTTTGGGATGTAAACGGTAATGATATTGATTCGTCGATGTTTGGTATGCCCAAAGAAAGTGATTGGATTCTTGCGGCAAATTATGCCGATAAATCATTGCTGAACAATGCACTTTCCTACCAGCTTGCACGCGATATGGGCTGGTACGCACCCCGTACGCAGCACGTGGAACTTGTGCTCAATGGCGAGTACATGGGTAATTACCTGTTTATAGAAAAAGTAAAACGCGACAACGACAGAGTGGATATTGCCAAACTTCAGGTAACTGATATCGCTGGTGATGAACTCACCGGTGGGTATATCATTAAAGTGGACAGACAAAACTCGCCCGGTTGGACCAGCAGCTATCCGGGATCGACGGGCGGCTCGGTGTTTATTCAGTATGTATATCCGAATGGCGATGATATTGTGCCTCAGCAGCAAGCCTATATTCAAAGCTACGTGGATAGTTTTGAAACAGCGCTTGACGGTGCAAACTTTGCCGATCCGCTCACGGGTTATGCAAAGTATATTGATGTGAATTCATTTGTAGATTATTTCATCATCAATGAATTCAGCAAGAATGTAGATGGTTATCGGCTATCTACGTTTCTGTATAAACGAAAAGATTCAGACGGAGGCAAGCTGGTAATCGGCCCGGTGTGGGATTATGACCTGAGCTGGCATAACGCCGACTATTGTGGCGGCGATCAGATAAACGGGTGGGCTTACAATACTACGGTGCTTTGTCCTGGCGGTGAAGATGTGCCTACGTGGTGGGCGCGTCTGGTACAGGATACTGCTTTTGCAAACAAAGTGCAATGCCGCTGGCAGGAGCTCCGCCAAACAATTCTCAGTCAGCAACGACTATATAATTACTGCGATTCGATGGCGCTTTACCTGAACGAAAGCCAGCAGCGCAATTTTCAGGTATGGCCTATACTTGGCACTTATGTATGGCCTAATCCTTCGCCTATTCCGGCCGATTATGCCGGGGAAATTGCCGAACTTAAACTCTGGATTCAGCAGCGTGGCGTATGGCTCGATGGTAATTTGCCGGGTAATCCAAATTGTAACCTCACCGGTTTGCCCGATTATACTTCATTATCGGGCAATGTATTCCCCAATCCGTTTACACAGTCGCTCGGCTTTACATTGGGCCTCACGCCTTCGGCGCCGGTGCAAATCCAACTCATCAATACATTGGGACAAACGGTATATGCCACACAGCTTGCTCCGGTTTCTTCGGGTAGTATGTATCAGTTTACCGTGCCTGACGGAATGAGCGGGGGCGTGTATTTCCTGCGCATTTCAGCCGGAAATAATATCTGGACGCAGCAGGTGCTGAAGTCTGAATAG
- a CDS encoding CotH kinase family protein, whose amino-acid sequence MKLKLIALLALLTLAGSTRAQTFSVTLNQTINDFATTDYPLTVSGLSPATIDTLTFGLETVCIDLTHTWNADLDIFLIAPDGTTAMLVAGQGGSDDNYTNTCFNVYTVQSITQGTAPFTGTFKPMGQMGRVNNGQNGNGTWTLRITDTYPADNGTLISWSMTFGNNPANFFSITESNLPIFVINTNSQAIPDEPKIMADMGVIWNGDGNRNYLNNPFNHYNGKVGIETRGASSGGFPKKSYDIELRDVNGNDIDSALCGFPKEADFVLSAQYTDKTLMRGMLTFHIFNQMGWYAPRCKPVELIINGEYLGVYILMEKVKRDGDRIDISKLQPTDISGDQLTGGYILKLDKNSGSSDPGWNSNYMPWPAGDSIYINYYYPDGADIVPQQEAYIRAYVDSFETALIGPGFMNMQTGYRKYADINSCVDAFIVQELSKSIDAYRKSFYIYKDRDSKGGKLVMAPIWDYDLTYGNVDFCNGQDYTGWQYNFNYVCGGDYWLNPFWFERMTQDSIFMQQVRCRWEELRGTVLSQAYLNNWIDSTAAYMNESQGWNFTVWPIMGSYVWPNYYIGQNYQEEVDTLKWWTNERMLWLDNNLPGTVAGCNPLSVNSSSSAGSLLLYPNPANGFSTATFTLPAADRVQITVCDIAGREVVQPVSLQAFAGANSVTLNLATLAPGNYFIRINGEHTSLHTQLLIKTPQ is encoded by the coding sequence ATGAAACTAAAACTGATTGCATTGCTGGCGTTGCTCACGCTGGCGGGCAGCACACGGGCTCAAACGTTTTCAGTCACACTCAATCAAACCATTAACGATTTCGCCACCACCGATTACCCGCTCACCGTGAGCGGACTTTCGCCCGCAACCATTGATACACTTACGTTCGGCCTTGAAACCGTATGTATCGACCTCACGCATACGTGGAATGCCGATCTCGACATTTTTCTCATTGCGCCCGATGGCACTACTGCCATGCTGGTTGCGGGACAGGGCGGATCAGACGACAACTACACAAACACCTGTTTCAATGTGTACACGGTGCAATCCATTACACAAGGCACGGCGCCATTTACCGGCACATTTAAACCAATGGGGCAGATGGGCCGCGTAAACAATGGCCAGAACGGAAATGGCACCTGGACACTCCGCATCACCGATACGTATCCGGCCGACAACGGCACGCTCATCAGCTGGAGCATGACATTCGGAAATAATCCCGCCAACTTCTTTTCAATCACCGAATCAAACCTGCCCATTTTTGTCATCAACACCAATTCACAGGCCATCCCCGACGAACCAAAGATTATGGCTGATATGGGCGTAATCTGGAACGGCGATGGTAACCGCAATTACCTGAATAATCCGTTTAACCACTACAACGGAAAAGTGGGCATTGAAACACGCGGAGCCAGTTCGGGCGGTTTCCCGAAAAAGTCGTACGATATTGAGCTGCGCGATGTAAACGGAAACGATATCGACAGCGCACTCTGCGGCTTTCCGAAAGAAGCAGATTTTGTGCTAAGCGCGCAGTACACTGATAAAACGCTCATGCGCGGTATGCTCACGTTTCACATTTTTAACCAGATGGGCTGGTATGCGCCGCGCTGCAAACCGGTTGAACTCATCATCAACGGCGAGTACCTGGGCGTTTACATCCTCATGGAAAAAGTGAAACGTGATGGCGACCGGATAGACATTTCAAAACTGCAGCCTACCGACATCAGCGGCGACCAGCTTACCGGCGGATACATTCTCAAACTCGATAAAAATTCGGGCAGCAGCGATCCGGGCTGGAATTCAAACTACATGCCCTGGCCCGCCGGCGATTCTATTTACATCAATTACTATTATCCCGATGGCGCCGACATTGTACCCCAGCAGGAAGCCTATATCCGCGCGTATGTGGATAGTTTTGAAACCGCGCTGATAGGCCCCGGATTTATGAATATGCAAACGGGTTATCGCAAATACGCAGATATAAATTCATGCGTGGATGCGTTTATCGTGCAGGAACTTTCGAAAAGTATTGATGCGTACCGCAAGAGTTTCTACATCTATAAAGACCGCGACAGTAAAGGCGGGAAGCTGGTAATGGCACCCATCTGGGATTACGACCTTACGTATGGGAACGTGGATTTTTGTAATGGACAGGATTACACCGGCTGGCAATATAACTTCAACTATGTATGCGGCGGCGATTACTGGCTCAATCCGTTCTGGTTTGAACGTATGACACAGGATTCCATCTTTATGCAGCAGGTGCGCTGCCGCTGGGAAGAACTTCGCGGCACAGTGCTCAGTCAGGCATATCTCAACAACTGGATTGATTCTACGGCTGCTTATATGAATGAATCGCAGGGCTGGAATTTTACCGTGTGGCCGATTATGGGTTCGTACGTGTGGCCCAACTATTACATTGGCCAGAATTATCAGGAGGAAGTGGATACGCTGAAATGGTGGACCAATGAACGCATGCTGTGGCTGGATAATAATTTGCCGGGTACTGTTGCGGGCTGCAATCCACTTTCGGTAAACAGCTCATCATCCGCCGGCTCACTGCTGTTGTATCCCAATCCGGCCAATGGTTTTTCCACGGCTACATTCACACTGCCTGCTGCCGACCGTGTGCAAATAACCGTATGCGATATTGCCGGCCGCGAAGTAGTACAGCCGGTTTCGCTTCAGGCTTTTGCCGGTGCCAATTCAGTTACGCTTAATCTTGCCACACTTGCACCAGGCAATTATTTCATCCGTATAAACGGTGAACACACCTCGCTTCATACACAACTGCTAATCAAGACGCCGCAATGA
- a CDS encoding CotH kinase family protein, giving the protein MYKTLLTTSLALTVVASLGAQTFTGTGGAISDNLDTTYFIIPVSGLTPAVINSSFGLEQVCIDLTHTKDRDLDIYVESPDGTIVELTTDNGDLDDDYTNTCFRWDVQNLIINGTAPFTGSFKPEGNMPMLNNGQNGNGNWRLRIYDDNNTGNNTGTLISWSVTFSSTPAANLNFTSSNLPIVIINTGNQTIPDDPKIMVDMGIIWNANNARNYMTDPLNHYNGKAGIEVRGSSSQMFPKKGFGLELWDVNGNEIDSSILGMPKESDWILSASYSDKSLMNNVLSYHLAGQMGWYAPRTVYVELVIDGQYQGVYVMMEKIKRDNNRVDIANLQVTDISGPELTGGYIIKVDKGTGNGGGGWTSNYAPDVAPNGQTIFFQYEYPADDVIVPQQEAYIQAYVDSFETALNGASFADPLTGYAKYIDVNSFVDYFLLNEISRNVDGYRLSTYLYKEKITAGNKLFIGPAWDYDIAWGNADYCSGSDTTGWAYQFGQVCSGDYWQVPFWWTRLMQDPAFRDKVRCRWEELKTTTLSETYLHNWCDTTAAWLNEGQQRNFQQWPILGTYVWPNPSPQPATYQGEVDELKQWITARRNWMDANMPGTLAGCNPLSVHNTSSAASMLVYPNPANGFSTATFTLPAADRVQITVCDIAGREVMQPQVLQAFEGSNSVTLNLAALAPGNYFIRINGTHTSLHTPLLINTPQ; this is encoded by the coding sequence ATGTACAAAACACTACTTACTACTTCGCTCGCTTTAACCGTTGTTGCATCGCTTGGTGCACAAACGTTCACAGGAACCGGTGGAGCCATTTCCGACAACCTGGATACCACTTACTTCATTATCCCCGTATCAGGTCTCACACCGGCTGTCATCAACAGCAGCTTCGGTCTCGAACAGGTATGTATTGATCTCACACATACGAAAGACCGCGACCTCGATATTTACGTCGAATCGCCCGATGGCACAATCGTAGAACTCACCACCGATAATGGTGATCTGGATGATGATTACACCAACACCTGCTTCCGTTGGGATGTGCAGAATCTTATCATCAACGGCACAGCACCCTTTACCGGTTCGTTTAAACCGGAGGGCAATATGCCCATGCTCAACAACGGACAAAACGGCAACGGCAACTGGCGCCTTCGCATTTACGACGACAACAACACGGGGAACAATACCGGAACCCTCATCAGCTGGAGTGTCACATTCAGCAGCACACCCGCTGCCAATCTCAATTTCACTTCCTCCAATTTACCTATCGTAATTATCAATACCGGAAACCAGACCATTCCCGACGATCCGAAAATAATGGTGGATATGGGGATTATCTGGAATGCAAACAATGCCCGCAATTACATGACTGATCCGCTTAACCATTACAACGGGAAAGCAGGAATTGAAGTGCGCGGATCAAGTTCGCAGATGTTTCCCAAAAAAGGTTTCGGACTTGAATTGTGGGATGTAAACGGAAACGAAATTGATTCGTCGATATTGGGAATGCCCAAGGAAAGCGACTGGATTCTGAGTGCCAGTTATTCGGATAAATCACTCATGAACAATGTACTTTCCTATCATCTGGCGGGGCAAATGGGCTGGTATGCGCCACGCACGGTATATGTGGAACTTGTAATTGACGGGCAATATCAGGGTGTGTATGTGATGATGGAAAAAATAAAACGCGATAATAACCGGGTGGATATTGCCAATTTGCAGGTAACCGATATTTCGGGGCCGGAGCTTACAGGGGGATATATTATTAAAGTGGATAAAGGCACCGGTAACGGTGGCGGCGGCTGGACATCAAACTATGCGCCTGATGTGGCGCCCAACGGGCAAACCATTTTCTTTCAGTACGAATATCCGGCCGATGATGTAATTGTGCCGCAGCAGGAAGCCTACATTCAGGCGTATGTGGATAGTTTTGAAACTGCGCTGAACGGCGCCAGTTTTGCCGATCCGCTTACGGGTTATGCAAAGTATATTGATGTGAATTCGTTTGTGGATTATTTTCTGCTCAATGAAATAAGCCGCAATGTGGATGGCTACCGGCTGAGTACATATCTCTACAAAGAGAAAATAACGGCAGGGAACAAATTGTTTATCGGCCCGGCATGGGATTATGATATTGCCTGGGGCAATGCCGACTATTGCAGCGGCAGCGATACTACAGGCTGGGCTTATCAGTTCGGGCAGGTGTGCAGCGGCGATTACTGGCAGGTGCCTTTCTGGTGGACGCGGCTCATGCAGGATCCGGCGTTTCGCGACAAAGTGCGCTGCCGCTGGGAAGAACTCAAAACCACCACACTCAGCGAAACCTACCTGCACAACTGGTGCGATACTACCGCCGCGTGGCTCAATGAAGGGCAGCAGCGCAATTTCCAGCAATGGCCTATACTTGGCACATATGTGTGGCCCAATCCTTCGCCGCAGCCCGCAACCTATCAGGGCGAAGTGGATGAACTCAAGCAGTGGATTACCGCACGCCGTAACTGGATGGATGCCAACATGCCCGGTACACTCGCCGGCTGCAATCCGCTTTCAGTACACAACACATCATCCGCGGCTTCGATGCTGGTGTATCCGAATCCGGCCAATGGCTTTTCCACAGCCACATTCACCCTGCCTGCTGCTGATCGTGTGCAAATAACCGTGTGTGATATTGCCGGCCGTGAAGTAATGCAGCCGCAGGTATTACAGGCTTTTGAAGGATCCAATTCCGTTACGCTTAATCTCGCCGCACTTGCACCCGGTAATTATTTCATCCGCATAAACGGCACACACACCTCGCTTCACACACCATTACTAATCAATACTCCGCAATGA